From a single Oxalobacter vibrioformis genomic region:
- a CDS encoding ABC transporter ATP-binding protein — MEADMTPLLQVRNLQVRFRVDRQTTFEAVKHISFDIPRNQTVALVGESGSGKSVSSLAIMGLLPPEITLINADADIIFDDRELQKLSINERRRLCGSDISMIFQEPMSSLNPVFTVGFQIAEVLRIHRGMDAKAARKRAIELLEEVGIPDPATRVDSYPHQMSGGQQQRVMIAMAIACEPKLLIADEPTTALDMTIQKQIIDLIQTLQKTHQMSVLFITHDLQLVSEIADQVIVMRDGEIQEAGSAEQVFLHPANPYTMALLECRPPLDSRPWRLPVIEDILHPERVSDEMARQRVRGYAENEPALLEVRHLKKSFFSREGLFGKREFQAVKDVSFSLPKGKTLGVVGESGSGKTTVGLTLLRLHEPTGGQAFFDGKELFAMSEKEFLAYKRRIQIVFQNPFASLNPRFTVGQILMEPMQIHGVGSDDRERMALAFQWLDRVGLPESAFYRYPHEFSGGQRQRIAIARCLTLQPEVLVCDESVSALDVSVQAQVLNLLQGLQDEFGISYLFISHDLSVVKYMADQVMVMQHGEVVEMADSDEIYRHPKHPYTRTLLEAIPRGLHFSHDG; from the coding sequence ATGGAGGCAGACATGACACCGCTTCTTCAGGTCAGAAATCTCCAGGTCCGTTTCAGGGTCGACCGGCAGACAACGTTTGAGGCGGTAAAGCATATTTCATTTGATATCCCGCGCAACCAGACTGTTGCGCTCGTCGGGGAATCCGGCAGCGGCAAGTCGGTCAGCAGCCTGGCCATCATGGGGCTGTTGCCGCCGGAAATCACATTGATTAATGCGGATGCGGACATCATTTTTGATGACAGGGAACTGCAGAAGCTATCGATAAATGAACGCCGCAGGTTGTGCGGCAGTGATATTTCGATGATTTTCCAGGAACCCATGTCGTCACTGAATCCGGTTTTCACTGTCGGATTCCAGATTGCCGAGGTGCTTCGCATTCACAGGGGGATGGATGCAAAGGCTGCCAGGAAAAGAGCCATTGAACTGCTCGAGGAAGTCGGCATTCCCGATCCGGCCACGCGAGTGGATTCATATCCCCACCAGATGTCCGGCGGTCAGCAGCAGCGGGTGATGATCGCCATGGCGATTGCCTGTGAGCCGAAACTGCTCATTGCCGATGAGCCGACAACGGCACTGGATATGACCATCCAGAAACAGATCATTGACCTGATCCAGACCTTGCAGAAAACCCACCAGATGTCCGTGCTCTTTATTACGCATGACCTGCAACTGGTGTCGGAAATTGCCGACCAGGTGATTGTGATGCGGGATGGCGAGATTCAGGAGGCGGGGAGTGCCGAACAGGTTTTCCTGCATCCTGCCAATCCGTATACCATGGCGCTGCTGGAATGCCGTCCGCCGCTGGATTCCCGACCCTGGCGTTTGCCGGTGATTGAGGATATCCTGCATCCGGAAAGGGTTAGCGACGAGATGGCCCGGCAGCGTGTGCGGGGGTATGCGGAAAATGAGCCCGCGCTTTTGGAGGTCAGGCATCTGAAAAAGAGCTTTTTCAGCCGGGAGGGGCTTTTTGGCAAAAGGGAGTTCCAGGCGGTAAAAGATGTCTCTTTTTCCCTGCCCAAAGGGAAAACGCTGGGTGTGGTTGGCGAGTCCGGATCGGGAAAAACAACGGTGGGCCTGACGCTTTTGCGTCTGCACGAGCCGACAGGCGGACAGGCGTTTTTTGACGGCAAGGAGTTGTTTGCCATGTCCGAAAAGGAATTTCTTGCCTATAAAAGGCGTATCCAGATCGTGTTCCAGAATCCGTTTGCCTCCTTAAATCCGCGTTTCACGGTCGGGCAGATCCTGATGGAACCCATGCAGATTCATGGCGTTGGATCGGATGACAGGGAAAGAATGGCGCTGGCATTTCAATGGCTTGACCGGGTCGGTTTGCCGGAGTCCGCGTTTTACCGGTATCCGCATGAATTTTCGGGCGGGCAGCGCCAGCGCATTGCGATTGCACGCTGCCTGACACTGCAGCCGGAGGTGCTGGTGTGCGATGAATCGGTTTCCGCGCTGGATGTTTCGGTTCAGGCGCAGGTATTGAATCTGCTCCAGGGGCTGCAGGATGAGTTTGGCATCAGCTATCTTTTTATTTCACACGATCTTTCGGTCGTGAAATACATGGCGGACCAGGTCATGGTCATGCAGCATGGGGAAGTCGTGGAAATGGCGGATTCAGATGAAATATACCGGCATCCGAAGCATCCTTATACCCGGACACTGCTGGAGGCGATCCCCCGCGGGCTTCATTTTTCCCATGACGGGTGA
- a CDS encoding YaeQ family protein yields the protein MALAATIFKADVDLSDIDRHYYQHHTLTLARHPSETSERMMVRLLAFLQHADEQLKFTKGLSETSEPDLWLKDLTGRTRVWIEVGMPDARRLTQASGRADQVVVYAYGRQAQLWWKQTEKAVARLANLSVYLLPTGFTQVLAEMVERSMRVVCSIQDGQLYLASGEKTVDVDILSCRVRQTAS from the coding sequence ATGGCACTGGCAGCAACCATTTTCAAGGCGGATGTCGATCTTTCCGATATTGACCGTCATTATTACCAGCATCACACGCTGACCCTGGCGCGTCATCCTTCCGAAACTTCCGAACGGATGATGGTGCGGTTGCTGGCTTTTTTGCAGCATGCCGATGAACAGCTGAAATTCACCAAAGGTCTTTCTGAAACAAGTGAACCGGATTTATGGCTGAAAGACCTGACAGGGCGCACCAGGGTCTGGATAGAGGTTGGCATGCCGGATGCGCGCCGCCTCACCCAGGCATCAGGACGGGCTGACCAGGTGGTTGTCTATGCTTATGGCCGCCAGGCACAGCTATGGTGGAAACAGACAGAAAAGGCGGTGGCAAGGCTGGCTAATCTGTCGGTTTATCTGTTGCCGACAGGATTTACTCAGGTGTTGGCGGAAATGGTTGAGCGCTCCATGCGGGTGGTCTGCTCTATCCAGGACGGTCAACTGTACCTGGCCAGTGGTGAGAAGACGGTTGATGTGGATATCCTGTCCTGTCGGGTCCGGCAGACGGCATCATGA
- a CDS encoding alpha/beta hydrolase, which yields MSRLKLDYNEVDTGSDPKISIIWMHGLGDHGSSFVPLVQYFDLAGCPPIRFIFPHAPERAVSVNMGFEMRAWFDIYGGFDASDKEDAEGVEEAQRLITQLINQEKERGVPSEKIILAGFSQGCAMALHTALCSPEKMGGVIGLSGYIPLIKQFPEARNPANQDTPIFLGHGTHDEVVPFSRAESARDLLQKLNYNVEWHEYSITHTLSMEELNDISAWLRRLLA from the coding sequence ATGAGTAGACTGAAACTAGATTACAACGAGGTTGATACTGGCAGCGATCCCAAAATTTCCATTATCTGGATGCATGGTCTGGGCGACCATGGCTCCAGCTTTGTCCCGCTGGTCCAGTACTTTGACCTTGCAGGCTGTCCCCCCATCCGTTTCATTTTCCCGCATGCCCCTGAACGGGCGGTTTCTGTCAACATGGGATTTGAAATGCGTGCATGGTTTGATATCTATGGCGGATTTGACGCTTCTGACAAGGAAGATGCCGAAGGCGTTGAAGAAGCACAGCGCCTGATCACGCAACTCATCAACCAGGAAAAAGAACGTGGCGTTCCTTCCGAGAAAATCATCCTGGCCGGGTTTTCCCAGGGATGTGCCATGGCGCTGCATACCGCCTTGTGCAGCCCGGAAAAAATGGGCGGAGTCATCGGCCTGTCCGGCTATATCCCGTTAATCAAACAATTCCCGGAGGCTCGTAATCCTGCCAACCAGGACACCCCGATCTTCCTGGGACATGGAACACACGACGAAGTCGTTCCTTTCAGCCGTGCTGAAAGCGCGCGTGATCTGCTCCAGAAACTCAACTACAACGTCGAGTGGCACGAGTACTCGATCACGCATACCCTATCGATGGAAGAACTCAATGACATCAGCGCCTGGCTGCGCCGCCTGCTGGCCTGA